The following proteins are co-located in the Halictus rubicundus isolate RS-2024b chromosome 1, iyHalRubi1_principal, whole genome shotgun sequence genome:
- the Alpha-man-ib gene encoding alpha-Mannosidase class I b — protein sequence MFPPKDIAKTDYISLNIQESATFARGTSRSLWRQWNQLSRFQRNILYFIVITIILIIFYLLPGDNKNGILDEGDYNNIEVAQDTIKYEKAVEDIVVDNTNQERKDGGEVIEEPEFQPEINQVDDDQIGEPPQPKPNAFKFNGPQNSRQKAVVAAFKHSWNGYKEYAWGHDTVKPISRKYHEWFGLGLTIVDSLDTMYIMGLNNEFLEAKAWVDKSLVFTLNRDVNLFEVTIRVLGGLLSAYHLSGDKVFLNKAAQLGDRLMPAFSTSSGVPYSDVNLGTNTAHSPKWGPDSSTSEVTSIQLEFRDLTRNTGEPKYEEAVEKVSEHVHQLEKYDGLVPIFINANTGQFREFATITLGARGDSYYEYLLKQWLQTGKTINYLRDDYLSGISGTRKHLVKQTASKKFVFIAELVGATKEIKPKMDHLTCYLPGTLALGVHHGLPSEHMDLANELVKTCYQTYAIQPTFLAPEITYFNIQNAEEKKSMDMYVKIHDAHNLLRPEFIESLFYMWYFTGNKTFQDWGWQIFQAFENYTKVDKGYTSIGNVRNIHDTRQQDMTESFWFAETLKYLYLLFDDTRQLIDLDKWVFNSEGHPLPIHES from the exons ATGTTTCCGCCGAAAGATATCGCCAAGACGGACTATATTAGTTTAAATATTCAGGAAAGCGCAACGTTTGCACGAGGAACATCTCGCAGTCTTTGGAGG CAATGGAATCAGTTGTCAAGGTTTCAAAGGAACATCCTTTACTTTATagtcattacaattatattaattatattttatttgttgccTGGCGATAATAAGAACGGAATTTTAGACGAGGGCGACTATAACAATATAGAAGTTGCGCAAGATACTATTAAATACGAAAAG GCTGTAGAAGATATTGTGGTAGACAACACGAACCAAGAGCGCAAAGATGGCGGGGAGGTTATAGAAGAGCCCGAGTTCCAACCAGAAATAAACCAAGTGGACGATGATCAAATCGGGGAACCTCCTCAACCTAAGCCAAACGCGTTTAAATTTAATG GTCCGCAAAATAGTAGACAGAAGGCAGTAGTTGCCGCGTTTAAGCATTCATGGAACGGATACAAGGAATATGCCTGGGGTCACGATACCGTCAAGCCTATTTCCAGAAAATACCATGAATGGTTTGGTTTGGGACTCACTATAGTCGATTCCCTAGATACTATGTACATAATGGGTTTAAATAACG aatttttagaAGCCAAGGCATGGGTTGATAAGAGTTTAGTATTTACTCTAAATAGGGACGTTAATTTATTCGAAGTTACCATTAGGGTATTAGGAGGGCTATTATCGGCATATCATTTATCGGGTgataaagtttttttaaataaagcT GCACAGTTAGGCGATCGTCTGATGCCAGCATTTTCCACTTCATCTGGTGTTCCGTATTCCGATGTAAATCTTGGTACGAATACCGCGCATAGTCCCAAATGGGGTCCTGACAGCAGCACCAGCGAAGTCACCTCGATTCAATTAGAATTTCGAGATCTTACTCGCAATACGGGAGAACCAAAATACGAG GAAGCCGTAGAAAAGGTGTCCGAACATGTGCATCAGTTGGAGAAATACGATGGTTTAGTACCCATATTCATTAACGCCAACACTGGACAATTTCGAGAGTTTGCAACGATTACGCTTGGTGCGCGCGGCGACAGTTATTATGAATATTTGCTGAAACAGTGGCTTCAAACCGGCAAAACTATTAATTA TTTGCGAGATGATTACTTGTCAGGGATTTCTGGAACTCGAAAACATCTTGTGAAACAAACAGCgagcaaaaaatttgtttttatcgcTGAACTAGTTGGAGCAACGAAAGAAATCAAGCCAAAAATG gACCACCTCACGTGTTACTTACCAGGTACTTTAGCTTTGGGAGTCCATCATGGTTTGCCATCCGAACATATGGATCTTGCGAACGAACTTGTGAAAACTTGTTATCAGACGTATGCTATTCAACCAACGTTTCTTGCGCCGGAAATTACTTACTTCAATATTCAG AACgcagaagaaaagaaatcaatGGACATGTATGTGAAAATACACGACGCTCATAATCTATTGAGACCAGAATTTATTGAAAGTTTATTTTATATGTGGTATTTTACTGGAAATAAAACATTCCAAGACTGGGGATGGCAAATATTTCAA GCTTTTGAAAATTACACAAAGGTGGACAAAGGTTACACCAGTATCGGCAATGTACGAAATATTCATGATACTCGACAACAAGATATGACTGAAAGCTTCTGGTTTGCCGAAACTCTGAAGTACTTGTACTTACTATTCGACGATACAAGGCAACTGATAGATCTAGATAAATGGGTATTCAATTCCGAAGGACATCCGCTTCCCATACACGAGTCGTAA
- the LOC143365634 gene encoding uncharacterized protein LOC143365634 isoform X2, translated as MRDGTITTRADVYTQDIPDPSDSVIVTSESALLQTSMPVVNYDEPDNEIHGHEHGQGDRDRGGVGVGDGDGTRVDQIVNSTATFDAHPASSNQLTTYTETTKADHCTETIENDDVCDVGPLPQAVALSIAKSAFEFGSEPDDRSEPQTQSDQESSRISRIQRNGLDTDKKKPVVRRNDNSCVVDCIYFTQQCCECVIF; from the exons ATGAGAGACGGGACGATTACCACGCGTGCCGATGTTTACACTCAAGACATTCCTGATCCGTCCGACAG CGTGATCGTAACCAGCGAGTCTGCGCTTCTGCAGACTTCTATGCCTGTGGTAAACTACGATGAGCCGGACAACGAGATACATGGACACGAACATGGACAAGGAGACAGAGACAGGGGCGGAGTCGGAGTCGGAGACGGAGACGGAACGCGCGTTGACCAAATCGTAAACTCGACGGCCACGTTCGACGCGCATCCAGCGAGCAGTAACCAGCTGACTACGTATACCGAAACCACCAAAGCCGACCATTGTACCGAGACAATCGAGAACGACGACGTCTGCGACGTAGGCCCGCTACCACAGGCCGTTGCTCTATCGATTGCCAAATCAGCGTTCGAATTCGGATCGGAACCCGACGATCGCTCGGAGCCGCAGACCCAGTCGGATCAGGAGTCCTCCAGGATCTCTCGAATCCAGAGGAATGGGCTTGACACGGACAAAAAGAAACCGGTCGTTCGGCGCAACGACAACTCTTGCGTCGTCGACTGCATATATTTCACGCAACAGTGTTGCGAATGCGTGATATTTTAA
- the LOC143361020 gene encoding uncharacterized protein LOC143361020: MTATLSVARRFPDCVDWQKMHTVAVWTVFVLAFSSSPLATGIRFIDPISTQSGNTGDVGEKCVHLTEPTCEELRAMWRYTKRQSNVANFDMRESYSEGAEPSVNYRGGARNRAGGSTPIYGKVVHKVPSESRLRNGMRHPQRPHGKYQPFYGEINHYSPWISRRPSFRTMPGASPPPAQVPQAGRFEHLKELLFADRARELQKQHNAEEMAAKTSGYEYTTDDEDQLQMQPHRKQFLKPIFQISTKPHDELGLYAYNIPNIGQTWSRSGPQSREYVLR, from the exons ATGACAGCAACTCTCTCAGTTGCTCGTCGGTTTCCGGACTGCGTGGACTGGCAG AAAATGCACACCGTAGCCGTATGGACCGTTTTCGTGTTAGCGTTTTCGAGCAGTCCGTTGGCGACCGGTATACGATTCATCGATCCGATCTCGACACAGTCGGGAAATACCGGCGACGTCGGCGAGAAGTGTGTGCACCTGACCGAGCCGACGTGCGAGGAATTGAGGGCAATGTGGAGGTACACCAAACGACAGAGTAATGTCGCGAATTTCGATATGAGGGAGTCCTACTCCGAAGGAGCCGAGCCTTCTGTCAACTATCGAG GTGGTGCGCGGAACCGCGCAGGAGGTAGCACCCCGATTTACGGAAAAGTGGTGCATAAAGTACCGAGCGAAAGCAGATTGAGAAACGGAATGCGACATCCCCAGAGACCGCACGGCAAATATCAACCTTTTTACGGAGAGATCAATCATTACTCCCCATGGATAAGCCGACGCCCCAGTTTCCGCACAATGCCCGGTGCTTCTCCTCCTCCGGCTCAAGTGCCTCAGGCTGGCAGGTTCGAGCATTTGAAGGAGCTGCTTTTCGCCGATCGAGCCCGCGAGCTACAG AAGCAACACAATGCCGAGGAAATGGCCGCTAAAACATCTGGTTACGAGTACACGACGGACGACGAAGATCAATTGCAAATGCAGCCACATCGAAAACAATTCTTGAAACCGATATTTCAAATCTCGACGAAGCCGCACGACGAGCTTGGGCTATACGCGTACAATATTCCGAATATCGGCCAGACATGGTCG AGAAGCGGACCGCAATCCCGCGAGTACGTGTTGCGTTAA
- the LOC143365634 gene encoding uncharacterized protein LOC143365634 isoform X1: protein MDRQIYFYAALTSEEKSRMQPCTRARCVIVTSESALLQTSMPVVNYDEPDNEIHGHEHGQGDRDRGGVGVGDGDGTRVDQIVNSTATFDAHPASSNQLTTYTETTKADHCTETIENDDVCDVGPLPQAVALSIAKSAFEFGSEPDDRSEPQTQSDQESSRISRIQRNGLDTDKKKPVVRRNDNSCVVDCIYFTQQCCECVIF, encoded by the exons ATGGACAGGCAAATCTATTTTTATGCTGCTCTGACGTCGGAGGAAAAGAGTAGAATGCAACCTTGTACGAGGGCTAGGTG CGTGATCGTAACCAGCGAGTCTGCGCTTCTGCAGACTTCTATGCCTGTGGTAAACTACGATGAGCCGGACAACGAGATACATGGACACGAACATGGACAAGGAGACAGAGACAGGGGCGGAGTCGGAGTCGGAGACGGAGACGGAACGCGCGTTGACCAAATCGTAAACTCGACGGCCACGTTCGACGCGCATCCAGCGAGCAGTAACCAGCTGACTACGTATACCGAAACCACCAAAGCCGACCATTGTACCGAGACAATCGAGAACGACGACGTCTGCGACGTAGGCCCGCTACCACAGGCCGTTGCTCTATCGATTGCCAAATCAGCGTTCGAATTCGGATCGGAACCCGACGATCGCTCGGAGCCGCAGACCCAGTCGGATCAGGAGTCCTCCAGGATCTCTCGAATCCAGAGGAATGGGCTTGACACGGACAAAAAGAAACCGGTCGTTCGGCGCAACGACAACTCTTGCGTCGTCGACTGCATATATTTCACGCAACAGTGTTGCGAATGCGTGATATTTTAA
- the LOC143365634 gene encoding uncharacterized protein LOC143365634 isoform X3, whose product MRFKNPFVQRGFYNVIVTSESALLQTSMPVVNYDEPDNEIHGHEHGQGDRDRGGVGVGDGDGTRVDQIVNSTATFDAHPASSNQLTTYTETTKADHCTETIENDDVCDVGPLPQAVALSIAKSAFEFGSEPDDRSEPQTQSDQESSRISRIQRNGLDTDKKKPVVRRNDNSCVVDCIYFTQQCCECVIF is encoded by the exons ATGCGTTTTAAAAATCCATTCGTACAGCGTGGCTTCTACAA CGTGATCGTAACCAGCGAGTCTGCGCTTCTGCAGACTTCTATGCCTGTGGTAAACTACGATGAGCCGGACAACGAGATACATGGACACGAACATGGACAAGGAGACAGAGACAGGGGCGGAGTCGGAGTCGGAGACGGAGACGGAACGCGCGTTGACCAAATCGTAAACTCGACGGCCACGTTCGACGCGCATCCAGCGAGCAGTAACCAGCTGACTACGTATACCGAAACCACCAAAGCCGACCATTGTACCGAGACAATCGAGAACGACGACGTCTGCGACGTAGGCCCGCTACCACAGGCCGTTGCTCTATCGATTGCCAAATCAGCGTTCGAATTCGGATCGGAACCCGACGATCGCTCGGAGCCGCAGACCCAGTCGGATCAGGAGTCCTCCAGGATCTCTCGAATCCAGAGGAATGGGCTTGACACGGACAAAAAGAAACCGGTCGTTCGGCGCAACGACAACTCTTGCGTCGTCGACTGCATATATTTCACGCAACAGTGTTGCGAATGCGTGATATTTTAA
- the LOC143365555 gene encoding putative ATP-dependent RNA helicase DDX5: MGRYRSRSRDRDRRRRSRTRSRSRSPRDRRSWGGSGGRDRGGGRNTRGQPGANLRKPRWDLSRLEPFKKDFYIPHESVQNRDLRIVEQYRSEKEITLKGKNIPNPVFTFEETGFPDYVLKEIKRQGFTEPTSIQAQGWPIALSGRDMVGIASTGSGKTLSYILPAIVHINSQPKLGRKDGPIALVLAPTRELAQQIQQVAEDFGRSSSIRNTCLYGGAPKGTQARDLDGGVEIVIATPGRLLDFLESDRTNLKRCTYLVLDEADRMLDMGFEPQIRKIIEQIRPDRQTLMWSATWPKEVKNLAEDFLKDYAQINVGSLQLAANHNILQIIDVCQDYEKENKLNTLLKEIMAESENKTIVFIETKRRVDEIARKMKRDGWPAVCIHGDKTQQERDWVLQDFRSGKAPILVATDVAARGLDVEDVKFVINFDYPSCSEDYVHRIGRTGRRQKTGTAYTFFTPNNSNKANDLIQVLKEANQVINPKLLELADSKSGGYGRHRGGRNRWRSRGGRNGKDRSYSRSRSRSHSREHNGRGNRRSYSRSYSRSRSPVGSNRTEVIGKSYWSSER; encoded by the exons ATGGGTCGCTACAGAAG TCGGAGTCGCGATCGAGATAGGAGACGCAGATCTCGCACAAGGTCTCGCAGCAGATCTCCACGAGACAGAAGAAGCTGGGGTGGTAGCGGTGGACGCGATCGAGGAGGTGGAAGAAACACCCGTGGTCAACCCGGAGCAAATTTGAGAAAGCCACGGTGGGATCTTAGCAGATTGGAACCATTCAAGAAAGATTTTTATATACCTCACGAATCCGTTCAAAATCGTGACCTGCGAATAGTCGAGCAATACAGGAGCGAGAAAGAGATTACGCTCAAGGGAAAGAATATACCGAATCCTGTGTTTACCTTCGAAGAGACAGGCTTTCCGGACTACGTTCTCAAGGAGATTAA GCGGCAAGGTTTTACCGAGCCTACGTCTATCCAAGCACAAGGATGGCCGATTGCTTTAAGCGGAAGAGACATGGTTGGAATCGCATCAACAGGATCTGGGAAAACATTGTCTTACATATTACCGGCAATCGTGCATATCAACAGTCAACCCAAATTGGGTCGCAAGGACGGACCCATCGCGTTGGTGTTGGCTCCTACCAGAGAGCTCGCGCAGCAAATTCAACAAGTCGCCGAAGATTTCGGACGTTCGTCGAGTATCAGAAACACATGTTTGTACGGTGGCGCCCCGAAAGGCACGCAAGCCAGGGACTTGGATGGCGGTGTGGAGATCGTTATTGCCACGCCGGGTAGATTGTTAGATTTCCTGGAATCTGACCGTACAAACTTGAAAAGATGTACCTATTTGGTATTGGACGAAGCGGACAGAATGTTAGACATGGGATTCGAGCCccaaattagaaaaattatcgAACAAATTAGACCAGATCGGCAAACGTTGATGTGGTCCGCCACATGGCCTAAAGAAGTGAAAAATCTAGCCGAGGATTTCTTAAAAGATTATGCTCAGATCAACGTCGGTTCCCTGCAGTTAGCTGCAAATCATAACATATTACAAATCATCGACGTTTGTCAGGATTACGAAAAAGAGAACAA GTTGAATACGCTTCTGAAAGAAATAATGGCGGAGAGCGAGAACAAAACGATAGTGTTTATCGAAACGAAACGCAGAGTGGACGAAATAGCTAGGAAAATGAAGAGAGACGGCTGGCCTGCCGTTTGTATACACGGTGATAAGACACAGCAAGAAAGGGATTGGGTTTTACAAG ATTTTAGATCGGGAAAAGCTCCAATTCTTGTTGCAACAGACGTTGCTGCTCGCGGTCTCG ACGTTGAAGACGTCAAGTTTGTCATCAATTTTGACTATCCCTCCTGTTCGGAAGATTACGTTCACCGAATCGGTCGAACGGGTCGTCGTCAAAAAACCGGTACAGCTTATACATTTTTCACGCCGAACAACTCGAACAAGGCCAACGACCTTATCCAGGTACTGAAAGAAGCGAATCAAGTTATAAATCCAAAGTTGCTGGAGCTTGCAGATAGTAAAAGCGGTGGATACGGGAGACACAGAG GCGGAAGAAATCGATGGCGATCGAGGGGTGGTCGCAACGGAAAGGATCGCAGTTACTCGAGAAGCAGGAGTCGAAGTCACAGCAGGGAACACAACGGCCGCGGCAACCGTCGAAGTTATAGCAGAAGTTATTCTCGAAGTCGTAGCCCTGTCGGCAGCAATCGTACAG AGGTTATCGGTAAGAGTTACTGGAGCAGCGAAAGATGA